The Streptomyces sp. NBC_01353 genome contains a region encoding:
- a CDS encoding iron-containing alcohol dehydrogenase family protein encodes MPVLTRLIPSPVVVDIRRGALEDLSTLLADQRISSNGRIAVAISGGSGLKLREQFAPELPGADWYPVAGGTIDAAVKLADAMRGKRYDAVVALGGGKIIDVTKYAAARVGLPLVAIATNLSHDGICSPVSTLDNDNGRGSYGVPTPIALVIDLDVIRDAPVRFVRSGIGDAISNLSAIADWELSHRETGEPVDGLAAAMARSAGEAVLRHPGGVGDDDFLVTLSEGLVMSGIAMSISGDTRPSSGACHEISHAFDLLFPQRAASHGEQCGLGAAFAMHLRGAADGSLGMVETLRRHGLPVTPGEMGFSIDEFVEAVTFAPQTRPGRYTILEHLDLSTDQIRDAYADYAKAIGS; translated from the coding sequence GTGCCAGTACTGACCCGGCTCATCCCCTCGCCGGTCGTCGTCGACATCCGCCGGGGAGCGCTGGAGGACCTCTCCACGCTCCTCGCGGACCAGCGGATCTCCAGCAACGGTCGGATCGCCGTGGCGATCAGCGGTGGCTCGGGCCTGAAGCTGCGTGAGCAGTTCGCCCCCGAGCTGCCCGGCGCCGACTGGTACCCGGTCGCCGGCGGCACGATCGACGCGGCGGTCAAGCTCGCCGACGCCATGCGCGGCAAGCGGTACGACGCCGTGGTGGCCCTCGGCGGCGGCAAGATCATCGATGTGACCAAGTACGCGGCGGCCCGGGTCGGCCTGCCGCTGGTCGCCATCGCCACGAACCTGTCGCACGACGGCATCTGCTCGCCGGTCTCCACCCTGGACAACGACAACGGACGCGGCTCCTACGGTGTGCCGACCCCGATCGCGCTGGTCATCGACCTCGACGTGATCCGGGACGCCCCGGTGCGCTTCGTCCGCTCCGGCATCGGCGACGCGATCTCCAACCTCTCCGCCATCGCGGACTGGGAGCTCTCGCACCGCGAGACGGGTGAGCCGGTCGACGGCCTGGCCGCGGCCATGGCCCGCAGCGCCGGCGAGGCCGTGCTCCGCCACCCCGGCGGCGTCGGCGACGACGACTTCCTCGTCACGCTCTCCGAGGGCCTGGTGATGTCCGGCATCGCCATGTCGATCAGCGGCGACACCCGCCCCTCCTCGGGCGCCTGCCACGAGATCAGCCACGCCTTCGACCTGCTCTTCCCCCAGCGCGCGGCCAGCCACGGCGAGCAGTGCGGCCTGGGCGCGGCCTTCGCGATGCATCTGCGCGGTGCCGCGGACGGCTCGCTCGGCATGGTCGAGACGCTGCGCCGGCACGGCCTGCCCGTGACGCCCGGCGAGATGGGCTTCAGCATCGACGAGTTCGTCGAGGCCGTCACCTTCGCGCCACAGACCCGTCCCGGCCGCTACACCATCCTCGAGCACCTCGACCTGTCCACCGACCAGATCAGGGACGCGTACGCCGACTATGCCAAAGCCATCGGTAGCTGA
- a CDS encoding phosphocholine cytidylyltransferase family protein, whose amino-acid sequence MIGLVLAAGAGRRLRPYTDTLPKALVPVDGDTTVLDLTLKNFAEVGLTEVAVVVGYRKEAVYERKAALEATYGVSITLIDNDKAEEWNNAYSLWCARDVLKRGVILANGDTVHPVSVEKTLLAARGDGQKIILALDTVKNLADEEMKVITAEGKGVQKITKLMDPATATGEYIGVTLIEPEAAEALADALKATFERDPDLYYEDGYQKLVDDGFTIDVAPIGDVKWVEIDNHDDLAKGREIACQY is encoded by the coding sequence ATGATTGGCCTCGTACTGGCAGCCGGTGCCGGAAGGCGTCTGCGCCCCTACACCGACACGCTTCCGAAGGCCCTCGTGCCTGTCGACGGTGACACCACCGTCCTCGACCTGACGCTGAAGAACTTCGCGGAGGTCGGCCTCACCGAGGTCGCCGTCGTCGTCGGCTACCGCAAGGAGGCCGTGTACGAGCGCAAGGCGGCCCTGGAGGCCACGTACGGCGTCTCGATCACGCTGATCGACAACGACAAGGCCGAGGAGTGGAACAACGCCTACTCCCTGTGGTGCGCCCGCGACGTCCTCAAGCGCGGTGTGATCCTCGCCAACGGCGACACCGTCCACCCCGTCTCCGTCGAGAAGACGCTGCTCGCCGCGCGCGGCGACGGCCAGAAGATCATCCTCGCCCTCGACACGGTGAAGAACCTCGCCGACGAGGAGATGAAGGTCATCACCGCCGAGGGCAAGGGCGTCCAGAAGATCACCAAGCTGATGGACCCGGCCACCGCCACGGGCGAGTACATCGGTGTCACCCTCATCGAGCCCGAGGCCGCCGAGGCGCTCGCCGACGCCCTGAAGGCCACCTTCGAGCGCGACCCCGACCTCTACTACGAGGACGGCTACCAGAAGCTCGTCGACGACGGCTTCACCATCGACGTGGCTCCCATCGGCGACGTCAAGTGGGTCGAGATCGACAACCACGACGACCTCGCGAAGGGCCGTGAGATCGCGTGCCAGTACTGA
- a CDS encoding DUF5941 domain-containing protein, which translates to MSTAILTGPPVPGSSLDGDLRSLGFDVKVASDPRDAGALLAAVPAGERVAVVDPRFVGHLHALRLGLTDPRFPASAVPGALTTQSEARPALARALTDVSAPVPGADHGPVVAEGEALPDTLAAALDADGVAVHRPELGSLVAAVPADAESRHTARGAVADVDDEAVRLRSAVKAHDGFFTTFFISPYSRYIARWCARRGLTPNQVTTASLLTALIAAGCAATGERGGYIAAGVLLLVSFVLDCTDGQLARYSLQYSTMGAWLDATFDRAKEYAFYAGLALGAARNGDDVWALALGAMVLMTCRHVVDFSFNEANHDATANTSPTAALSSRLDSVGWTVWIRRMIILPIGERWAMIAVLTAVTTPRIVFWALIIGCAFGACYTTAGRVLRSLTRRAKRTDRAAQALADLADSGPLAQLLAASRPNIKGAWVPPVVAAVGAVALLTAATAYDFGSAQVVVAAVFYVICSAIAVAHPLKGALDWLVPPVFRAAEYGTILILAARSEVNGALPAAYGLVAAVAYHHYDTVYRIRGGTGAPPTWLVRTIGGHEGRTLLVTVLAALLASRGNDFTLALTALAVTVALVVLVESIRFWVSSGAPAVHDEGETA; encoded by the coding sequence CTGTCGACCGCAATCCTCACCGGTCCGCCGGTACCCGGATCGTCGCTCGACGGCGATCTGCGGTCGCTGGGCTTCGACGTCAAGGTGGCATCCGACCCACGTGACGCCGGCGCACTGCTCGCCGCCGTACCGGCCGGCGAGAGGGTCGCCGTCGTCGACCCCCGCTTCGTCGGACACCTCCACGCGCTGCGGCTGGGCCTCACCGACCCCCGCTTCCCCGCCTCCGCCGTGCCCGGCGCGCTCACCACGCAGAGCGAGGCCCGACCGGCGCTCGCCCGCGCGCTGACCGACGTGTCCGCGCCGGTGCCGGGAGCCGACCACGGGCCCGTCGTCGCCGAGGGCGAGGCGTTGCCCGACACCCTCGCCGCCGCGCTCGACGCCGACGGCGTCGCCGTGCACCGCCCCGAGCTCGGCTCGCTCGTGGCCGCCGTACCGGCCGACGCGGAGAGCCGGCACACGGCCCGCGGCGCCGTCGCGGACGTCGACGACGAGGCCGTACGACTCCGCTCCGCGGTGAAGGCCCACGACGGCTTCTTCACCACCTTCTTCATCAGCCCCTACTCGCGCTACATCGCCCGCTGGTGCGCGCGGCGCGGACTGACCCCCAACCAGGTCACCACCGCCTCGCTGCTCACGGCCCTGATCGCGGCCGGCTGCGCCGCCACGGGCGAGCGCGGCGGCTACATCGCCGCAGGCGTCCTGCTCCTGGTCTCCTTCGTCCTGGACTGCACCGACGGGCAGCTCGCCCGTTACTCCCTGCAGTACTCGACGATGGGCGCCTGGCTGGACGCCACCTTCGACCGCGCCAAGGAGTACGCCTTCTACGCGGGCCTCGCCCTCGGGGCCGCGCGGAACGGCGACGACGTGTGGGCGCTCGCGCTGGGCGCCATGGTCCTGATGACCTGCCGCCATGTCGTGGACTTCTCGTTCAACGAGGCCAACCACGACGCCACGGCCAACACGAGCCCCACCGCGGCCCTCTCCAGCCGCCTGGACAGCGTCGGCTGGACCGTCTGGATCCGCCGGATGATCATCCTGCCGATCGGCGAGCGCTGGGCCATGATCGCGGTCCTCACCGCCGTCACCACCCCGCGGATCGTCTTCTGGGCCCTGATCATCGGCTGCGCCTTCGGCGCCTGCTACACCACCGCCGGCCGGGTGCTGCGCTCGCTGACCCGCAGGGCGAAGCGGACGGACCGGGCCGCGCAGGCCCTCGCGGACCTGGCGGACTCCGGTCCGCTCGCCCAGCTCCTGGCGGCGAGCCGCCCGAACATCAAGGGCGCCTGGGTCCCGCCCGTGGTCGCCGCCGTCGGCGCGGTCGCCCTGCTGACCGCGGCCACCGCCTACGACTTCGGCAGCGCCCAGGTGGTCGTCGCGGCCGTGTTCTATGTCATCTGTTCGGCCATCGCCGTCGCGCACCCCCTCAAGGGCGCCCTCGACTGGCTCGTGCCGCCCGTCTTCCGGGCCGCCGAGTACGGCACCATCCTGATCCTCGCGGCCCGCTCCGAAGTGAACGGGGCCTTGCCCGCGGCCTACGGACTGGTGGCCGCCGTCGCCTACCATCACTACGACACGGTGTACCGCATCCGCGGCGGCACCGGCGCGCCGCCCACGTGGCTGGTGCGCACCATCGGCGGTCACGAGGGCCGCACGTTGCTGGTGACCGTCCTCGCCGCCCTGCTGGCGAGCCGTGGCAACGACTTCACCCTGGCGCTCACCGCCCTGGCGGTCACCGTCGCGCTCGTGGTGCTCGTGGAGTCCATCCGCTTCTGGGTGTCCTCCGGAGCACCTGCCGTACATGACGAAGGAGAAACAGCATGA
- a CDS encoding cation diffusion facilitator family transporter has translation MGAGHDHGHSHGGPPPTGTAAAAYRGRLRIALAITLSVMVIEIVGGIAANSLALIADAAHMATDAVGLAMALLAIHFANRPPTENRTFGFARAEILAALANCLLLLGVGGYVLYEAIQRFIEPAETRGGLTIAFALIGLVANMISLSLLVRGQKESLNVRGAYLEVLADALGSVTVLISAGIILATGWQYADPIASILIGLMIVPRTIKLLRETLDVLLESAPKGVDMAEVRAHILALPGVEDVHDLHAWTITSGMPVLSAHVVVDQAALDTVGHEKMLHDLQGCLGSHFDVEHCTFQLEPAGHAEHEAKLCL, from the coding sequence ATGGGGGCTGGACACGACCACGGACACAGCCACGGCGGACCGCCGCCCACGGGGACCGCGGCCGCGGCCTACCGGGGCCGGCTGCGGATCGCGCTGGCGATCACACTGTCCGTGATGGTGATCGAGATCGTCGGCGGCATCGCCGCGAACTCGCTGGCACTGATCGCGGACGCGGCCCACATGGCGACCGACGCGGTCGGCCTGGCGATGGCGCTGCTCGCGATCCACTTCGCCAACCGGCCGCCGACGGAGAACCGCACCTTCGGCTTCGCCCGGGCCGAGATCCTGGCCGCGCTGGCCAACTGTCTGCTGCTGCTCGGCGTCGGCGGCTATGTGCTCTACGAGGCGATCCAGAGGTTCATCGAGCCGGCCGAGACCAGGGGCGGTCTGACGATCGCGTTCGCGCTGATCGGCCTGGTCGCCAACATGATCTCGCTCTCGCTGCTCGTCCGCGGCCAGAAGGAGAGCCTGAACGTACGCGGCGCCTATCTGGAGGTGCTCGCCGACGCCCTCGGCTCGGTGACGGTCCTGATCTCGGCGGGCATCATCCTGGCGACCGGCTGGCAGTACGCCGACCCGATCGCCTCGATCCTTATCGGCCTGATGATCGTGCCGCGCACGATCAAGCTGCTGCGCGAGACCCTCGACGTGCTCCTGGAGTCCGCCCCCAAGGGCGTCGACATGGCGGAGGTACGCGCGCACATCCTGGCGCTGCCGGGCGTCGAGGACGTGCACGATCTGCACGCCTGGACGATCACCTCCGGGATGCCGGTGCTCTCCGCGCACGTGGTGGTGGATCAGGCCGCGCTGGACACGGTGGGCCACGAGAAGATGCTGCACGACCTCCAGGGCTGCCTGGGCTCCCACTTCGACGTGGAGCACTGCACCTTCCAGCTGGAGCCGGCCGGTCACGCCGAGCACGAGGCCAAGCTCTGTCTGTGA
- a CDS encoding bifunctional class I SAM-dependent methyltransferase/N-acetyltransferase produces the protein MSDNDLYTAFFALHHGLPRQGPGSDSTTRRLLALSAPLPERPRVLDLGCGPGRSALLLAAEAGAEVTAVDLHEPFLDELRQSADARGLGDSVRTLAADMGALPFPDGSFDLVWAESSAYAIGFDTALREWRRLLAPGGTLVLTECEWTVDEPSQEARAFWDAHYPLRTTAANTTAATEAGYHVLGVVSQPESDWDEYYGPLSARADAADPAAPGMAEALVSTRAELAMRRDHGGEYGYTGYVLRPADPRWRTREETAADIPRVREINATAFATADEAALVDALREDAGAWLPGLSYVAETSEGTVAGYALVTRCHVGGAPAAALAPVAVDPAFQRQGAGEAVVRAVLDAARLRGERLVLVLGHPEYYPRFGFVRASEYGIKPGFEVPDEAMMALVIDGSAPVTRGMIHYPTAFGV, from the coding sequence TTGTCCGACAACGATCTGTACACCGCCTTCTTCGCCCTGCACCACGGTCTCCCGCGGCAGGGTCCGGGCTCCGACTCCACCACCCGTCGCCTGCTCGCGCTCTCGGCACCGCTCCCCGAGCGGCCCCGCGTGCTCGATCTCGGCTGCGGCCCCGGCCGCTCCGCGCTGCTCCTGGCCGCCGAGGCCGGCGCCGAGGTGACGGCCGTGGACCTGCACGAGCCCTTCCTCGACGAGCTGCGACAGAGCGCCGACGCCCGCGGGCTCGGCGACTCCGTCCGTACGCTCGCCGCCGACATGGGCGCGCTCCCGTTCCCCGACGGATCCTTCGATCTGGTCTGGGCCGAGAGCTCGGCCTACGCCATCGGCTTCGACACCGCGCTGCGCGAGTGGCGCCGCCTCCTGGCTCCCGGCGGGACCCTCGTCCTCACCGAGTGCGAGTGGACGGTGGACGAACCGAGCCAGGAGGCCCGCGCCTTCTGGGACGCGCACTACCCGCTCCGTACCACCGCCGCGAACACCACGGCGGCGACCGAGGCCGGCTATCACGTCCTCGGGGTCGTCTCCCAGCCCGAGAGCGACTGGGACGAGTACTACGGCCCGCTCTCGGCGCGGGCCGATGCCGCCGACCCGGCGGCTCCCGGCATGGCCGAGGCTCTCGTCTCGACCCGCGCGGAGCTCGCCATGCGCCGTGACCACGGCGGCGAGTACGGCTACACCGGCTACGTCCTGCGGCCCGCCGACCCCCGGTGGCGAACGCGGGAGGAGACGGCCGCCGACATTCCGCGCGTACGGGAGATCAACGCGACCGCCTTCGCCACCGCGGACGAGGCCGCTCTGGTCGACGCCCTGCGGGAGGACGCCGGCGCCTGGCTGCCCGGCCTCTCGTACGTCGCCGAGACGTCCGAGGGCACGGTGGCGGGATACGCGCTCGTCACCCGCTGCCACGTCGGCGGCGCTCCCGCTGCCGCGCTCGCTCCGGTCGCCGTCGATCCGGCGTTCCAGCGGCAGGGTGCCGGAGAGGCCGTGGTCCGGGCCGTGCTCGACGCGGCGCGGCTGCGCGGGGAGCGACTCGTGCTGGTGCTCGGTCACCCGGAGTACTACCCGCGATTCGGCTTCGTACGGGCGTCCGAGTATGGGATCAAGCCAGGTTTCGAGGTTCCGGACGAAGCCATGATGGCCCTGGTCATCGACGGTTCCGCCCCGGTCACCCGGGGCATGATCCATTATCCGACGGCCTTCGGCGTCTGA
- the idi gene encoding isopentenyl-diphosphate Delta-isomerase, with the protein MPTTPATAEHSSPNGVTSGGVPASIMLELVDEDGTTIGTAEKLAAHQAPGQLHRAFSVFLFDESGRLLLQRRALGKYHSPGVWSNTCCGHPYPGEAPFAAAARRTYEELGISPSLLAEAGTVRYNHPDPASGLVEQEYNHLFVGMVQADLRPDPEEVEETAFVSAEELAKRHATAPFSAWFMTVLDAARPAVRELTGPSGGW; encoded by the coding sequence ATGCCGACCACACCAGCCACCGCGGAACACAGCTCGCCGAACGGCGTCACTTCGGGCGGTGTCCCGGCGTCGATCATGCTCGAGCTGGTCGACGAGGACGGCACCACCATCGGTACGGCCGAGAAGCTCGCCGCACACCAGGCGCCCGGGCAGCTGCACCGCGCCTTCTCCGTCTTCCTGTTCGACGAGTCCGGCCGGCTGCTGCTCCAGCGCCGCGCGCTGGGCAAGTACCACTCCCCCGGTGTCTGGTCGAACACCTGCTGCGGCCACCCGTACCCGGGCGAGGCGCCGTTCGCGGCCGCCGCCCGGCGCACGTACGAGGAGCTGGGCATCTCGCCCTCGCTGCTCGCCGAGGCGGGCACCGTCCGCTACAACCACCCGGACCCGGCGTCGGGCCTGGTGGAGCAGGAGTACAACCACCTCTTCGTCGGCATGGTGCAGGCCGATCTGCGGCCGGACCCGGAGGAGGTCGAGGAGACCGCCTTCGTGTCGGCGGAGGAGCTGGCGAAGCGGCACGCGACCGCGCCGTTCTCCGCCTGGTTCATGACGGTGCTGGACGCGGCGCGTCCGGCCGTCAGGGAGCTGACGGGTCCGTCCGGGGGCTGGTGA
- a CDS encoding enoyl-CoA hydratase-related protein encodes MEPQLNVSVADGVATVVVSNPAKRNAMTAAMWRSLPGLLAPLATDAEVRVLVLTGDGETFCAGADISTLREPGDEQQSLAVRAEEALAAFPKPTLAAVRGYCVGGGSQLAAACDLRFAEEGARFGVTPSKLGIVYPSSSTRRLTSLVGPSAAKYLLFSGELIDAERALRTGLVDEVLPAGALDKRVGEFTRVLASRSLLTQAAAKEFADGRTDRDAYWAEEARGSGDTAEGVAAFLERRAPRFTYGV; translated from the coding sequence ATGGAGCCGCAGCTTAATGTCAGCGTCGCCGACGGGGTCGCCACCGTCGTCGTCTCGAACCCCGCCAAGCGCAACGCGATGACGGCCGCGATGTGGCGGTCCCTGCCGGGGTTGCTCGCCCCGCTCGCGACCGACGCCGAGGTCCGCGTCCTGGTCCTCACCGGTGACGGCGAGACCTTCTGCGCCGGCGCGGACATCTCGACCTTGCGGGAGCCCGGCGACGAGCAGCAGTCGCTCGCGGTACGGGCCGAGGAGGCGCTCGCCGCCTTCCCCAAGCCGACGCTCGCCGCCGTCCGCGGCTACTGCGTGGGCGGCGGCAGCCAGCTCGCCGCCGCCTGCGACCTGCGGTTCGCCGAGGAGGGGGCGCGGTTCGGCGTCACCCCGTCGAAGCTCGGCATCGTCTATCCCTCCTCCTCGACCCGTCGGCTGACCTCGCTGGTGGGGCCCTCGGCCGCCAAGTACCTGCTCTTCTCGGGCGAGTTGATCGACGCGGAGCGGGCGCTGCGCACCGGCCTGGTGGACGAGGTGCTCCCGGCGGGCGCACTGGACAAGCGGGTGGGCGAGTTCACCCGCGTCCTGGCCTCCCGCTCCCTGCTGACGCAGGCGGCGGCGAAGGAGTTCGCCGACGGTCGCACCGACCGGGACGCGTACTGGGCGGAGGAGGCACGCGGCAGCGGCGACACCGCCGAGGGTGTCGCCGCCTTCCTGGAGCGCCGCGCGCCCCGCTTCACGTACGGGGTCTGA
- a CDS encoding DJ-1/PfpI family protein, protein MQIAVLLYDRFTTLDAVGPYELLARLPGAETVFVAKEAGPVRNDQGSLALVADKTLADVPTPDILLVPGGPGSREAMHDPEILAWVRTADATSTWTTSVCTGSLILAGAGLLAGRRATAHWLALDELKPLGVEPTGERVVLDGKYVTAAGVSSGIDMALHLVGRIAGDEVAQTIQLLTEYDPQPPYDAGSPEKAPAGIVAHWRGQAERVLAQEG, encoded by the coding sequence ATGCAGATCGCCGTCCTGCTCTACGACCGCTTCACCACGCTCGACGCCGTCGGCCCCTACGAGCTGCTCGCCCGGCTCCCCGGAGCCGAGACCGTCTTCGTCGCCAAGGAGGCCGGCCCGGTCCGCAACGACCAGGGAAGCCTCGCCCTCGTCGCCGACAAGACCCTCGCGGACGTACCGACCCCCGACATCCTGCTGGTCCCCGGCGGGCCGGGATCGCGTGAAGCGATGCACGACCCCGAGATCCTCGCCTGGGTCCGCACGGCCGACGCAACCAGCACCTGGACGACCTCCGTGTGCACCGGCTCGCTGATCCTCGCCGGCGCGGGCCTACTCGCGGGCCGCCGGGCCACCGCCCACTGGCTCGCGCTCGACGAGCTGAAGCCGCTCGGTGTCGAACCCACCGGCGAGCGGGTCGTCCTCGACGGCAAGTACGTCACCGCCGCCGGGGTGTCCTCGGGCATCGACATGGCGCTGCACCTGGTCGGCCGGATCGCCGGAGACGAGGTCGCGCAGACGATCCAGCTCCTGACGGAGTACGACCCGCAGCCGCCCTACGACGCGGGTTCGCCCGAGAAGGCGCCGGCCGGGATCGTCGCGCACTGGCGTGGGCAGGCCGAGAGGGTTCTCGCCCAGGAGGGCTGA